In Spirosoma aureum, a single genomic region encodes these proteins:
- a CDS encoding RraA family protein, translated as MKLFVIIAAMLSLTGSVTRTVAQQISREELIFLTPDWKGERFPDGRPKVPDAILKRMKRVTQEEAWAVLKGENYRYQFAGDWQTINPDSVLVGRALTATFMPGRPDVHRVTDEKGHTKDGRVKSQNAWPIDMLIKGDVYVVDQFGMHEDGPTIGDNLGNSIYAKTGNGIVYEGAVRDVAGLKEIGGFTSYFRSYHPSHHNPEGNLNTTLVGINRPTRIGKVMVMPGDVVLGRDGGVCFIPPHLAEKVVKTSEIIRLRDMFGHLRLREQKYTPGQIDSRWSDDIEKDFSQWLNAHVNELPVPKEQIQDYLKTRTW; from the coding sequence ATGAAACTATTCGTCATTATTGCTGCCATGCTGTCTCTGACCGGATCGGTAACGAGAACGGTAGCCCAGCAGATTTCCCGCGAAGAACTTATCTTCCTGACCCCCGACTGGAAAGGAGAACGCTTCCCCGATGGGCGTCCGAAGGTGCCGGATGCTATACTGAAACGCATGAAACGGGTTACACAGGAAGAAGCCTGGGCAGTGCTGAAAGGTGAAAACTACCGCTACCAGTTTGCCGGTGACTGGCAAACGATCAACCCGGATAGCGTACTGGTTGGGCGGGCACTCACGGCAACGTTTATGCCTGGTCGACCGGATGTACACCGTGTTACAGACGAAAAAGGGCACACGAAAGACGGGCGCGTAAAATCGCAGAATGCCTGGCCCATTGACATGCTGATTAAAGGCGATGTGTACGTTGTCGATCAGTTTGGTATGCACGAAGATGGGCCGACCATTGGTGATAACCTCGGCAACTCCATCTACGCCAAAACCGGCAACGGTATCGTTTATGAAGGAGCCGTTCGCGATGTGGCCGGACTAAAAGAAATTGGAGGGTTCACGTCTTATTTCCGGAGTTATCATCCCTCCCATCATAATCCGGAAGGCAACCTGAATACGACATTGGTGGGCATCAACCGGCCGACGCGCATTGGTAAGGTCATGGTGATGCCGGGCGATGTGGTGCTTGGGCGCGATGGGGGTGTTTGTTTTATTCCGCCACATCTGGCCGAGAAAGTTGTCAAAACCTCCGAGATTATCCGGTTGCGTGACATGTTTGGTCACCTGCGTCTACGGGAGCAGAAATACACACCAGGTCAAATCGACTCGCGCTGGTCAGATGATATTGAGAAAGATTTCTCGCAATGGCTGAACGCACACGTGAACGAACTGCCCGTTCCGAAAGAGCAAATTCAGGATTATCTCAAAACCCGCACCTGGTAA
- a CDS encoding sugar phosphate isomerase/epimerase family protein, which translates to MKNQPTRRQFLGATAALVAGTVAGSHKLFGAPALIRSLGDKPNSLIDGVQIGVITYSFRDMPDQSAEATLNYVLDSGISAIELMGGPAESFAGAPKNTVNMQAVFPLMRKRREKQELTEDEKKQLADADAQMKAYREEVAKWRLSVPMDKFEQVRKMYNQAGVKIYGFKPDTFGVQNSDAEIEYGLKAAKLLGANQVTVEHPGNDAHTLKLGTMAHKQGLRVGYHGHEQQTPTFWDTALAQSPGNAINFDLGHYVAAGNPDPLVFLKQKHDRIASMHIKDRQTADHGKGNLPWGQGDTPLLQVLKLMRDQKYNFPATVELEYKVPEGSNAVAEVKKCVNFCRNALS; encoded by the coding sequence ATGAAAAACCAACCAACACGCCGTCAGTTTTTGGGAGCTACGGCAGCTCTCGTTGCGGGGACTGTCGCAGGCAGCCATAAACTTTTTGGCGCTCCTGCTCTAATCCGTAGTTTGGGTGATAAGCCCAATTCGCTGATCGATGGCGTACAGATTGGCGTCATCACCTACTCGTTTCGGGACATGCCCGACCAAAGCGCCGAAGCCACTCTGAACTATGTATTGGATTCTGGGATCAGCGCTATTGAATTGATGGGTGGGCCTGCCGAATCGTTTGCCGGTGCTCCGAAAAATACGGTTAATATGCAGGCTGTTTTCCCTTTGATGCGAAAGCGACGGGAGAAGCAGGAACTTACCGAAGACGAAAAGAAACAACTGGCCGATGCCGATGCCCAAATGAAAGCGTATCGGGAGGAGGTGGCCAAATGGCGACTATCGGTGCCTATGGATAAGTTCGAGCAGGTCCGTAAGATGTACAATCAGGCAGGCGTAAAAATTTATGGATTTAAGCCTGATACGTTTGGTGTACAAAATTCGGACGCCGAAATAGAATATGGTTTAAAGGCGGCTAAACTGCTGGGTGCCAATCAGGTCACGGTAGAACATCCGGGCAACGATGCGCATACGCTTAAATTAGGAACGATGGCTCATAAACAGGGTTTACGAGTAGGTTATCATGGACATGAGCAGCAAACACCCACTTTCTGGGATACCGCCCTTGCTCAATCGCCGGGTAATGCCATTAATTTCGATTTAGGCCATTACGTAGCCGCCGGGAATCCCGATCCATTGGTCTTCCTGAAGCAAAAGCATGATCGAATTGCCAGTATGCACATCAAGGATCGCCAAACGGCCGACCACGGCAAGGGCAATTTACCGTGGGGACAAGGCGATACGCCCTTACTCCAGGTATTGAAACTGATGCGTGATCAGAAATATAATTTCCCGGCTACGGTCGAATTGGAATACAAAGTACCGGAAGGATCTAATGCCGTAGCTGAAGTAAAGAAATGCGTGAATTTCTGTCGGAATGCACTGAGTTAG
- a CDS encoding mandelate racemase/muconate lactonizing enzyme family protein, giving the protein MKTSRRSFLTKSAIASALTASSLSGFGNGLETAVDRTPQSSAPSDLKITDIKCGYTRNGHSLFVKVHTNQGIWGCGEAVDASVGTYHLVKLIGERIKGRSPLNVHRIFEDVRKAGFFEGAQAGIYISVLSAVETALWDLVGKTLGLPVYQLLGGKFRDKIRVYCDTGAYRETDTSPDAFGKSAKKAVDMGFTAVKYDIDERNDPNKYDAYNWTASQGELERMYNQIAGVRKAVGPKIDICVDMHGRYDVTTGRRVAKMMEPLNLLFLEEPIPAENPEAYRQIREASNTPICAGENHYLAHGFRKLLEIGAVDIIMPDLQKAGGLGEAQRIANLSNLYYVPFAPHMVASYLGAMASSHVCASVPNFLILEWQIYFHEEPMFKEIVTFDGPMVEKGFIPLSEKPGIGVEINEEGMRKYAPKDVPFFV; this is encoded by the coding sequence ATGAAAACATCCCGTCGTTCATTTCTTACTAAAAGTGCCATCGCCAGTGCGCTAACAGCCAGTTCATTATCTGGCTTTGGAAATGGCCTGGAAACGGCTGTTGATCGGACTCCGCAATCGTCAGCTCCCTCCGACCTCAAAATTACCGACATCAAATGCGGCTACACGCGCAACGGACATAGCCTGTTCGTCAAAGTTCATACCAATCAGGGCATCTGGGGATGTGGCGAAGCGGTCGATGCGTCGGTTGGTACCTATCATTTGGTAAAGCTGATCGGTGAGCGCATAAAAGGCCGTAGCCCCTTGAATGTCCACCGAATATTCGAAGATGTTCGTAAAGCCGGGTTTTTTGAAGGCGCTCAGGCGGGTATCTATATCTCTGTGCTGTCGGCGGTCGAAACGGCCCTGTGGGATCTGGTCGGTAAAACGCTCGGCCTGCCGGTTTACCAGTTATTGGGTGGGAAATTCAGGGATAAAATTCGCGTTTATTGCGATACGGGGGCCTATCGGGAAACAGACACGAGCCCGGATGCTTTCGGGAAAAGCGCTAAAAAAGCCGTCGATATGGGCTTTACTGCCGTGAAATACGACATCGACGAGCGCAATGATCCCAACAAATACGACGCCTACAACTGGACAGCCAGCCAGGGCGAGCTGGAGCGAATGTACAACCAGATTGCCGGTGTCCGGAAAGCCGTCGGCCCGAAGATCGACATCTGCGTGGATATGCACGGCCGGTACGACGTAACCACAGGCCGACGCGTTGCCAAGATGATGGAGCCCTTGAATCTCCTCTTTCTCGAAGAACCGATTCCCGCTGAAAATCCCGAAGCATACCGACAGATTCGCGAGGCCTCCAATACACCCATCTGTGCCGGTGAAAATCATTACCTGGCACACGGTTTCCGCAAACTGCTCGAAATCGGGGCGGTGGATATCATTATGCCTGATTTGCAGAAAGCAGGGGGCCTGGGCGAAGCGCAGCGGATTGCCAATCTATCCAACCTCTATTACGTTCCGTTTGCCCCACACATGGTGGCCTCATACCTGGGAGCAATGGCATCGAGTCACGTCTGTGCGTCGGTGCCGAACTTCCTGATTCTGGAGTGGCAGATCTACTTCCACGAGGAGCCTATGTTTAAAGAGATCGTTACGTTCGATGGACCAATGGTAGAAAAGGGATTTATTCCCCTATCGGAAAAGCCTGGTATTGGCGTGGAAATCAATGAAGAGGGAATGCGGAAGTACGCGCCGAAAGATGTGCCATTTTTTGTCTAA
- a CDS encoding DUF7133 domain-containing protein — protein MLKNFSKASLAIALGAIALSSFIGSNPIRQIRLQQTFFAADTLPKPTLPEGANPEDPDWKGIDLDPKAPVQPLTPAEEARLFLLPPGYKIEPVLTEPAIQQPAAISFDGNGRMYVLELRTYMLTADSKDELQPTSRISRWEDKNNDGVYETGTAFVDNLIFPRFVLPYGKGCILTMESDADNVYKYTDTNGDGKADKKELFTNKYGRSGNVEHQQAFLYWGMDNWLYSTVNAFRVRETPNGVIREKTGFNRAQWGITHDDNGKLWFQGGASGLPSYFQFPIHYGNFEVPNEFAKGFDVPWGAPVKLADMQGGMDEVRQPDGSLNRVTGAAGNDVYRGDRLPADLKGQYFYGEPVARIVRQINPIVTEGLTTLHNVYQDQKSEFLRSTDPLFRPVDMTTAPDGTLYITDMYHGIIQEGQWTQKGTYLRTKIEQYQLDKVVGLGRIWRITYEGKERDKTRPAMYAEKSADLVKHLTHPNGWWRDMAQQVLVQRNDLSVVPQLTTMALTSKNSPARTHALWTLEGLGALKTSVAQKMLKDASPQLRIQALRTGESLYKAGDKTLEGDFKQALADPSTDVQIQAMLTAKFLKLPGLEEGIKAAMASSKAAGVKLVGEQILTPPKQRNMGPFGAPELSANQKAQVERGSLIYNELCSQCHGNNGMGTPAGNGRLLAPALAGSQHMQAHPDYAIRVVLHGLEGPIEGKTYAGGLMASMKEQSDEWVADVLSYIRNGLSNDASLISPQQVARVRHKTADQKGSYQYAHLSKLIPYELQPQTLQVTASHTASTRIGGNVSPASAFTYEGWSTGKRQEKGMWYQLEFPKEVSLAELRFTASQTIKKGWKPTPGQPMASMTIPFIQNYPRAFVLLVSSDGQTWHEIQPETKGVSGDNIISLNGTKAKFLKMQLSENLADDGDDIPWSMSQLKVFAQE, from the coding sequence ATGTTGAAAAATTTCTCTAAAGCCAGTCTGGCAATTGCTCTCGGTGCAATCGCTTTATCGTCGTTTATAGGGTCTAATCCGATCCGGCAAATTCGGCTTCAACAGACTTTTTTTGCGGCCGATACGCTACCTAAGCCAACGTTACCCGAAGGCGCAAACCCCGAAGATCCGGATTGGAAAGGCATTGATTTAGACCCTAAAGCACCCGTACAGCCCTTAACCCCAGCCGAGGAAGCCAGGTTATTCCTGCTACCACCAGGCTATAAAATCGAACCTGTCCTGACCGAACCCGCTATTCAGCAACCGGCAGCCATTTCCTTCGATGGTAATGGCCGCATGTACGTGCTGGAGCTACGGACCTATATGCTCACGGCTGATTCTAAAGATGAATTGCAGCCGACGAGCCGGATTTCACGCTGGGAGGATAAAAACAACGATGGCGTCTACGAAACCGGAACCGCCTTTGTCGACAACCTGATTTTCCCCCGTTTTGTGCTACCCTACGGCAAAGGCTGCATTCTCACCATGGAATCTGATGCCGATAATGTCTATAAATACACGGATACCAACGGCGATGGCAAAGCCGATAAAAAAGAGTTGTTTACCAACAAATATGGGCGGTCGGGCAATGTCGAGCACCAGCAGGCTTTTCTGTATTGGGGCATGGACAACTGGCTCTACAGTACCGTCAATGCCTTCCGGGTGCGGGAAACGCCCAACGGCGTCATTCGTGAAAAAACGGGCTTTAACCGGGCTCAATGGGGTATCACTCATGATGATAATGGCAAATTGTGGTTTCAGGGTGGAGCCAGTGGTCTGCCTTCCTATTTTCAGTTTCCGATTCACTATGGCAATTTCGAAGTACCGAATGAATTTGCGAAGGGTTTCGACGTGCCCTGGGGAGCGCCCGTAAAACTGGCTGATATGCAGGGCGGTATGGACGAAGTCCGCCAGCCCGACGGGTCGCTTAACCGGGTGACAGGCGCGGCTGGCAATGACGTGTATCGGGGTGATCGACTCCCCGCCGACTTGAAGGGACAATATTTTTACGGGGAGCCCGTCGCCCGGATTGTTCGTCAGATCAACCCCATCGTAACCGAGGGACTGACCACACTACACAACGTTTATCAGGATCAGAAATCCGAGTTTCTGCGCTCGACCGATCCGCTGTTCCGGCCCGTTGATATGACCACCGCCCCCGATGGTACACTCTATATCACCGATATGTATCACGGCATCATTCAGGAGGGGCAGTGGACTCAGAAAGGAACCTATCTGCGGACAAAAATCGAGCAGTATCAGCTGGATAAAGTGGTTGGGCTGGGCCGAATCTGGCGCATCACCTACGAGGGCAAAGAGCGTGATAAGACTCGTCCGGCTATGTATGCTGAAAAATCGGCCGATCTGGTGAAGCATCTGACGCATCCCAACGGGTGGTGGCGCGATATGGCCCAGCAGGTACTGGTTCAGCGCAACGATCTGTCGGTCGTGCCGCAGTTGACTACAATGGCACTCACCAGCAAAAACTCACCAGCACGGACCCACGCCCTCTGGACACTGGAAGGGCTCGGCGCATTGAAAACGAGCGTCGCGCAAAAAATGCTGAAAGACGCCAGCCCACAACTACGCATTCAGGCACTTCGCACGGGTGAAAGTCTCTATAAAGCGGGTGACAAAACGTTGGAAGGGGATTTTAAACAGGCATTGGCCGATCCCAGCACCGACGTTCAGATTCAGGCCATGTTGACGGCCAAATTTTTGAAACTACCCGGATTGGAAGAGGGCATCAAAGCGGCCATGGCTAGTAGTAAAGCCGCAGGGGTTAAACTGGTTGGCGAACAAATCCTGACGCCACCCAAACAGCGGAATATGGGGCCGTTTGGTGCACCGGAACTGAGCGCGAACCAGAAGGCGCAGGTGGAGCGCGGATCTTTGATTTATAACGAATTGTGTTCGCAATGTCACGGCAACAATGGCATGGGAACCCCCGCCGGAAATGGCCGGTTGCTGGCTCCTGCGCTGGCAGGGTCGCAACACATGCAGGCGCACCCAGATTATGCCATACGCGTTGTTCTGCATGGGCTGGAAGGTCCTATTGAAGGCAAAACATACGCTGGTGGCCTGATGGCGAGCATGAAAGAACAGTCAGACGAGTGGGTCGCTGATGTGCTTTCTTACATACGAAATGGATTGTCAAACGATGCGTCGTTGATTTCACCGCAACAGGTGGCGCGGGTTCGCCATAAAACGGCGGATCAAAAAGGGTCGTATCAGTACGCTCACCTGTCGAAATTGATTCCTTATGAACTGCAGCCACAGACTTTACAGGTTACCGCCAGCCACACGGCCTCTACCCGGATCGGCGGTAATGTGTCGCCTGCAAGTGCTTTTACCTACGAGGGCTGGTCAACGGGTAAGCGTCAGGAAAAGGGTATGTGGTATCAGCTGGAATTTCCCAAAGAGGTAAGTTTAGCCGAATTACGATTTACCGCATCGCAAACCATTAAAAAGGGCTGGAAGCCAACACCTGGTCAACCCATGGCATCGATGACGATACCGTTTATTCAAAACTACCCCCGAGCCTTTGTCCTTCTGGTGTCTTCCGATGGCCAAACCTGGCATGAAATCCAGCCCGAAACGAAAGGTGTTTCGGGAGATAATATCATTTCGCTGAATGGGACTAAGGCCAAATTTCTGAAGATGCAACTGAGCGAGAATTTAGCCGACGATGGTGATGATATTCCATGGTCAATGAGTCAACTAAAAGTATTTGCCCAGGAATAA
- a CDS encoding DoxX family protein: protein MMEKITSVVHWLCYSYYLYLFGYAGLFKVLQKPKMMTSMLSLGFDKTWTIWIGIAETIGVVGLLAGVWNHQIKNAAVLFLFPFAVGALIAHFAHSEYKHFYNALIACILSLCLLLTEKHFKLFL, encoded by the coding sequence ATGATGGAAAAAATTACGAGTGTCGTTCACTGGCTATGCTACTCCTATTACCTGTATCTATTTGGATACGCCGGGCTTTTTAAAGTTCTTCAAAAGCCCAAAATGATGACGAGTATGTTATCGCTTGGCTTTGATAAAACCTGGACAATCTGGATTGGCATTGCCGAAACAATTGGTGTAGTAGGGTTGCTTGCTGGTGTCTGGAATCACCAGATCAAGAATGCAGCCGTATTGTTTTTATTCCCATTTGCTGTAGGAGCGCTCATCGCCCATTTTGCACATTCGGAATACAAGCATTTTTATAATGCTTTAATCGCCTGCATTTTATCGCTTTGTCTGCTTTTAACGGAGAAACATTTCAAGCTCTTTTTGTAG
- a CDS encoding winged helix-turn-helix transcriptional regulator: MHKETSTNALNRKSLNEECGMAYTLAVIGGRWKLSILGFLMNGEKLRYNEIRRKLVGVSERMLITQLKELERDGLIERTVYADVPPKVDYQLTDLGNSLREILNAMAYWGDIHREKQQEE, from the coding sequence ATGCACAAAGAAACGTCCACAAATGCCCTGAACAGGAAGAGCTTGAATGAAGAATGTGGGATGGCCTATACGTTAGCCGTCATTGGCGGACGATGGAAATTAAGCATCCTTGGCTTTTTGATGAACGGTGAAAAACTCAGATATAATGAAATCCGAAGAAAGCTTGTGGGGGTGTCTGAGCGAATGCTGATCACACAGCTCAAAGAGCTAGAGCGTGACGGTTTGATTGAAAGAACGGTTTACGCTGATGTCCCTCCCAAAGTAGACTATCAATTGACAGATCTAGGGAATTCGTTGCGGGAAATCCTGAACGCCATGGCTTACTGGGGTGACATACATCGTGAGAAACAGCAGGAGGAATGA
- a CDS encoding GH35 family beta-galactosidase: MIRCYCQILLFFVAFSATAQSPANLPHLQKQGNATQLIVAGKPFLMLGGELGNSSASDMSYMKSVWPKLQQMHVNTVLTPVYWELLEPKEGKFDFTLVDELIRDARAHQIKLVLLWFGSWKNSMSCYVPDWVKTDTKRFPRAQNKAGQGQEILTPFDKNNLDADVKAFSALMRHIRDTDERQQTVIMIQVENEIGMLPDARDHSPVANEAFRQLVPKTLLQYLQTNKTTLAPAVLEAWKNAGYKTSGSWDDVFGKSLATDEIFIAWHFAQYANRVTEAGKAIYALPMFVNAALNRPNVKPGDYPSGGPLPHIIDIWKAGAPALDFLSPDFYNPDFKHWNDLYKRQDNPLFIPEIKFEPSVAPKAFYTLGHYDGMGFSPFSIESTDKPGEEPLAKSYSVLDQLSPVILASQGKRLMDGFLFDKKTTTDTVRLGDYTFLVKHDYTLGWSPKAKDEEWPMTGGLIIQTAPDEFTVAGTGVVITFSSDKPEAPIAGIVRVDEGKYVDGKWQPGRRLNGDQDHQGRHVRIPVGEYGIQKVKLYRYR, encoded by the coding sequence ATGATTCGTTGCTACTGCCAGATTCTCCTGTTTTTTGTGGCGTTTTCGGCCACTGCGCAATCGCCTGCTAACCTGCCCCATCTTCAGAAACAGGGCAATGCTACACAGCTAATCGTGGCGGGTAAACCGTTTCTGATGCTCGGTGGTGAATTAGGGAATTCCAGTGCATCGGACATGTCCTATATGAAATCCGTTTGGCCTAAACTGCAACAAATGCACGTAAACACGGTTTTAACGCCGGTTTATTGGGAATTACTGGAGCCTAAGGAGGGTAAGTTCGACTTTACACTGGTCGATGAACTGATTAGGGATGCCCGCGCTCATCAGATCAAACTGGTGCTCTTATGGTTTGGCAGCTGGAAAAACAGCATGTCCTGTTATGTTCCCGATTGGGTGAAAACCGACACGAAACGCTTCCCAAGAGCACAAAACAAAGCGGGACAAGGTCAGGAAATTCTGACACCCTTCGATAAAAACAATCTGGATGCCGATGTAAAAGCCTTCAGTGCGCTCATGCGGCACATTCGTGATACCGACGAGCGGCAGCAAACGGTTATCATGATTCAGGTCGAAAACGAGATCGGAATGCTGCCCGATGCCCGTGACCATTCGCCCGTTGCCAATGAAGCCTTTCGGCAATTAGTACCTAAAACGCTGCTTCAGTACTTACAAACGAATAAAACTACGCTGGCTCCCGCTGTGCTGGAAGCCTGGAAAAATGCTGGTTATAAAACCAGTGGAAGCTGGGACGACGTTTTTGGTAAAAGTCTGGCAACCGATGAAATCTTCATTGCCTGGCATTTTGCGCAGTATGCCAACCGAGTGACTGAAGCAGGGAAAGCGATTTATGCACTGCCCATGTTTGTTAATGCAGCTCTGAATCGTCCGAATGTCAAACCGGGCGATTACCCCAGTGGTGGGCCGCTTCCGCACATCATCGACATCTGGAAAGCTGGTGCGCCCGCCCTCGATTTTCTCTCCCCTGACTTCTATAACCCGGATTTCAAACACTGGAACGACCTCTATAAGCGTCAGGATAACCCGCTATTTATTCCAGAAATAAAGTTTGAGCCGTCTGTGGCCCCCAAAGCTTTCTATACCCTTGGTCATTATGATGGGATGGGTTTTTCGCCATTTTCGATTGAATCAACGGATAAACCCGGGGAGGAACCTCTTGCAAAAAGCTATTCGGTACTCGATCAGCTAAGTCCGGTTATTCTGGCCAGTCAGGGTAAGCGTCTGATGGATGGGTTTCTGTTCGATAAAAAGACGACTACCGATACGGTTCGGCTGGGAGACTATACTTTTTTGGTAAAGCATGATTATACATTGGGCTGGTCGCCAAAAGCCAAAGATGAGGAGTGGCCAATGACGGGTGGGCTGATCATTCAAACTGCCCCCGATGAATTTACGGTAGCAGGAACCGGTGTGGTTATCACGTTTTCGTCTGATAAGCCCGAAGCGCCCATTGCGGGTATTGTTCGGGTCGATGAGGGGAAATACGTTGATGGAAAATGGCAACCGGGACGACGCTTGAATGGCGATCAGGACCACCAGGGGCGGCATGTGCGCATTCCGGTAGGTGAATATGGAATCCAGAAAGTGAAGCTGTACCGGTATAGATAA
- a CDS encoding LacI family DNA-binding transcriptional regulator: protein MEKETTIYDIAKLLNLSPATVSRALNDHPAINSNTKSMIAATAKEMGYRSNTFASNLRRQRTNTIGVIVPRLNSNFMSTVLAGMEKVANKSSYNLIISQSLESVKKEIANAKTMFNSRVDGLLVSVAYDTDKADHFDSFVNKGIPLLFFDRVLEHKQGTSIVIDNTKAGYEATAHLIEQGCQRIMHVTGNLKRNVYADRLKGYRLALLEYNLPYDEDLVMVTDLSQEAGAEAARRIQAMKIRPDGLFVTNDFCAVSCMSVLKHAGFSIPADIAVVGFNNDPVSTVIEPNLTTINYPGEKMGEVAAQSLINHLNGAMDILTTNTIILHSELLIRESSLKIREQH, encoded by the coding sequence ATGGAAAAAGAAACGACTATATACGACATCGCGAAACTGTTGAATCTATCCCCCGCCACGGTTAGCCGAGCGTTGAACGACCACCCCGCCATCAACAGCAATACAAAAAGCATGATTGCTGCAACAGCCAAGGAGATGGGTTATCGATCGAATACGTTTGCCAGTAATTTGCGACGTCAGCGAACCAATACGATTGGTGTTATCGTGCCCCGGCTGAATAGTAACTTCATGTCGACTGTGCTGGCTGGCATGGAAAAGGTAGCAAACAAATCATCTTATAATCTGATTATCAGCCAATCACTGGAGTCAGTCAAAAAAGAAATCGCGAATGCAAAAACGATGTTCAACAGCCGGGTCGATGGGTTGTTGGTATCTGTCGCCTACGACACAGACAAAGCAGACCACTTTGATTCGTTTGTAAACAAAGGAATTCCGCTGCTATTTTTTGACCGCGTACTCGAGCATAAACAGGGAACCAGTATAGTTATCGATAATACCAAAGCAGGTTATGAAGCTACTGCTCATTTGATCGAACAGGGATGCCAGCGGATTATGCACGTAACCGGCAATCTGAAACGGAATGTTTACGCTGACCGGCTCAAAGGCTATCGATTGGCCTTGCTTGAGTATAATTTACCCTATGACGAAGACTTGGTTATGGTAACTGATTTAAGTCAGGAAGCGGGAGCAGAAGCTGCCCGGCGTATTCAGGCAATGAAAATACGGCCTGATGGCCTTTTTGTGACCAATGATTTCTGCGCGGTGAGTTGTATGAGTGTCCTAAAACACGCTGGATTTTCGATTCCTGCCGACATCGCCGTTGTGGGCTTTAACAATGACCCTGTATCAACAGTTATTGAACCCAATCTGACAACGATCAACTACCCCGGCGAAAAAATGGGCGAAGTAGCAGCCCAGAGCCTGATCAATCATTTGAATGGTGCAATGGATATTCTAACGACCAATACCATTATTTTACATTCGGAATTACTTATACGGGAGTCATCTCTGAAGATTAGGGAACAGCACTGA